A single window of Nicotiana sylvestris chromosome 5, ASM39365v2, whole genome shotgun sequence DNA harbors:
- the LOC138868948 gene encoding uncharacterized protein: MVVDALSRKVESLGCLVYLPIVERPLALEIQTLANQLIKLDISEPSRVLACVVYRSSLYDLIIERQYDDPHLPFLKDTVQHDDGKEVTNIGDDSVLQMQGWLCVSNVDGLCEFILQEPQSLWYSIHPGVAKMYQDLRQYYWWRKMKKDIVDYVAWCLNCQQVKYKHQRPGGLLQRLDIPE; encoded by the coding sequence atggtggtcgatgccttgagtcgaaAGGTGGAGAGTTTGGGTTGTTTAGTATATCTACCAATAGTAGAGAGGCCATTGGCATTGGAGATTCAGACCTTAGCCAACCAGTTGATTaaattggatatttcggagcctagtcgagtTCTTGCCTGCGTGGTTTATCGATCTTCTCTATATGACCTTATCatagagcgtcagtatgatgatccccatctGCCTTTTCTCAAGGACACAGTTCAACACGATGATGGCAAAGAGGTTACTAATATTGGGGATGACAGTGTGTTGCAGATGCAGGGCTGGTTATGTGTGTCCAATGTGGATGGTTTGTGTGAGTTCATTCTTCAGGAGCCCCAAAGTTTGTGGTACTCCATTCACCCTGGtgtcgctaagatgtatcaggatttgagacaatactattggtggaggaagatgaagaaggacattgtggattatgtagcttggtgcctaaattgtcagcaggtgaagtataaaCATCAACGAccaggtggtttgcttcagcggcTTGATATTCCTGAGTAA